The following coding sequences are from one Gigantopelta aegis isolate Gae_Host chromosome 15, Gae_host_genome, whole genome shotgun sequence window:
- the LOC121389692 gene encoding uncharacterized protein LOC121389692 — MSKEEERKFLLECIEVYRSLPALWKVKSKEYSDRNKKDAAYDTLLAKYKQKYHTASREDLTKKFNSLRTNYRKELNKVQQSMKSGTSTDDIYESTQWYFDAMNFLQDQETPAKSIDVVTKVPNTSTSKPNKKRKITKTDNEDQRQELLSLACKRLSEPNDENLPIAKAWASELSKMSHNQQLLAKKAINDIIFEGQMGTLNRYSVQINAFVGRPTPYYSVPVNNPVSRPSTPYSSASSRPSTPYSSASSRPSTPYSIGGGNSVTPPGMGNSGSYRCQAIYEQDQADLSQSALGHYFANFQP, encoded by the exons ATGTCCAAAGAAGAGGAGCGGAAGTTCCTCCTCGAATGCATTGAGGTGTATCGCAGTCTACCAGCGTTGTGGAAGGTGAAAAGTAAAGAGTACAGCGACAGAAACAAAAAGGATGCCGCGTATGACACTTTGCTTGCGAAATACAAACAGAAGTACCATACAGCGTCGAGGGAGGACTTGACCAAAAAGTTCAATTCTCTGCGAACAAATTACCGCAAAGAACTCAACAAGGTGCAGCAGTCAATGAAGTCCGGCACCAGTACGGATGACATCTACGAATCCACCCAGTGGTATTTTGATGCCATGAACTTTTTGCAGGACCAGGAGACACCGGCAAAATCT ATTGATGTTGTAACGAAAGTCCCGAACACTTCAACCAGTAAGCCAAACAAGAAAAGGAAGATTACCAAAACAGACAACGAAGATCAACGGCAGGAACTACTTTCTTTAGCGTGTAAACGCCTAAGTGAACCAAATGATGAAAATCTGCCAATTGCAAAGGCATGGGCATCTGAACTCTCCAAAATGTCCCACAATCAACAGTTGCTGGCAAAGAAGGCTATAAATGACATTATCTTTGAAGGACAAATGGGAACACTTAACCGATATTCTGTACAAATAAATGCCTTCGTTGGTAGACCTACTCCGTATTATTCTGTGCCAGTAAATAACCCCGTCAGTAGACCTAGTACTCCATACAGTTCCGCCAGTAGTAGACCCAGTACTCCATACAGTTCCGCTAGTAGTAGACCCAGTACTCCATACAGTATCGGAGGCGGTAATTCCGTTACTCCGCCAGGTATGGGTAATTCAGGAAGTTACCGTTGCCAGGCCATTTATGAGCAAGATCAAGCAGATCTTTCTCAGTCGGCTCTTGGCCATTATTTTGCAAATTTCCAGCCATAG
- the LOC121389693 gene encoding uncharacterized protein LOC121389693, with protein MAHCWSNVQQSHSKNLLKSKHLCNISIKVSPHTSLNSCKGVVRSRALEGVSEDEICENLSSQGVTSVKRIKVRQNNELVSTNTLILTFNMPTLPNSVKSGYLNIPVVPYIPNPLRCFKYQRFGHGQNTCRNRLTCARCGQFDHESNACQNDIACTNCKRKHFAYSRECPRWKVEKEVQHVKVEKHLSFTEARKVVEASISPAAGKSYAPAVNVSTTSIAIQTDLTWPNGEDKFKKISNIEKVQKQTTKAANKQVSKSSQVSLDSTNPSRGSSSGEPGLSKPPPRKDLKKHNKDSSSGRLKKYEKQLVPTNDPFEDLADVDDQMDIVPDDCPQSQRSRKPKITPVLPPNG; from the coding sequence ATGGCTCATTGTTGGTCGAATGTTCAACAGAGTCATTCCAAAAATCTTCTTAAATCAAAACATCTATGTAATATTTCCATCAAAGTCAGTCCTCACACTAGTCTTAATTCCTGTAAAGGAGTAGTTCGGTCTAGGGCTTTGGAAGGAGTCAGTGAGGATGAGATTTGCGAAAATCTCTCCTCACAAGGTGTCACATCAGTCAAGCGGATTAAGGTCCGTCAGAACAATGAACTGGTTTCGACGAACACCTTAATCCTTACATTCAATATGCCAACCCTTCCAAATTCTGtcaaatcaggttatttaaatatacctGTCGTGCCGTATATTCCCAACCCTTTACGATGTTTCAAATACCAAAGATTTGGACATGGACAAAATACATGCCGTAACAGattgacatgtgctcgttgtggtcaatTTGACCATGAAAGCAACGCATGTCAAAATGATATCGCATGTACCAACTGTAAAAGGAAACACTTTGCGTACTCGCGAGAGTGCCCAAGGTGGAAAGTGGAAAAAGAGGTACAACATGTGAAAGTTGAAAAACACCTCTCTTTCACAGAGGCTAGAAAGGTTGTGGAAGCATCAATATCCCCAGCAGCTGGTAAATCGTATGCACCTGCTGTGAACGTATCTACAACCAGTATAGCCATTCAGACAGACCTTACATGGCCTAATGGTGAGGATAAATTTAAGAAAATTTCTAATATTGAAAAAGTTCAAAAGCAAACTACAAAAGCTGCTAATAAACAAGTTTCCAAATCATCCCAGGTGTCTTTGGATTCTACAAATCCATCAAGAGGCTCATCTTCTGGGGAGCCAGGTCTCAGTAAGCCTCCGCCACGTAAAGACCTTAAAAAGCACAATAAGGATTCTTCTTCAGGACGTCTgaagaaatatgaaaaacagTTGGTTCCGACCAACGATCCTTTTGAAGATTTGGCTGATGTGGATGATCAAATGGATATAGTGCCAGATGATTGTCCACAATCACAAAGATCTCGAAAGCCAAAGATAACTCCCGTACTTCCCCCTAATGgttaa